The proteins below are encoded in one region of Sulfolobus islandicus Y.N.15.51:
- the gcvH gene encoding glycine cleavage system protein H — protein sequence MVVESNCEIPENLYYFIEGKNTVWARLEGSDTIVVGITDLAQTMAGKIVKVRIKKKGTKVEKGRPVATMESGKWAGPVPAPVTGEVVEVNAEAEKSPVIINQDPYGKGWLVKMKMSNPEELKQLVSGQAAIQKLKELIASEKLTCKRL from the coding sequence ATGGTAGTTGAATCAAACTGTGAAATACCAGAAAATCTTTACTACTTTATAGAAGGTAAAAACACAGTTTGGGCTAGATTAGAGGGCTCAGATACAATTGTTGTAGGAATAACTGATCTCGCACAAACAATGGCAGGGAAGATAGTCAAGGTAAGAATAAAGAAAAAAGGCACTAAAGTGGAGAAAGGAAGACCAGTAGCCACCATGGAAAGTGGCAAGTGGGCTGGACCAGTTCCCGCACCAGTAACTGGAGAAGTGGTTGAGGTTAATGCAGAGGCAGAGAAAAGTCCAGTAATCATAAATCAAGATCCTTATGGAAAAGGATGGTTAGTAAAGATGAAGATGAGTAATCCAGAGGAGTTGAAACAACTAGTTAGTGGACAGGCAGCAATACAGAAATTGAAGGAGTTAATAGCCTCAGAAAAGTTAACATGCAAGAGGCTATAA
- the purE gene encoding 5-(carboxyamino)imidazole ribonucleotide mutase yields the protein MPKVAVIMGSRNDWEYMKEAVEILKQFGVNYEARVVSAHRTPEFMMQYAKEAEKRGIEVIIAGAGGAAHLPGMVASLTSLPVIGVPIPSKNLNGLDSLLSIVQMPYGVPVATVAIGGAKNAALLAIRILGIKYKDLAEKIKKFSEDMRNDVLNTGLEA from the coding sequence GTGCCAAAAGTAGCTGTAATTATGGGAAGTAGAAATGATTGGGAATATATGAAAGAAGCTGTAGAGATTTTGAAACAATTTGGTGTAAACTATGAAGCTAGGGTGGTTTCAGCTCATAGAACACCAGAATTTATGATGCAGTACGCTAAAGAAGCAGAAAAAAGGGGAATAGAAGTAATTATTGCTGGGGCTGGTGGGGCTGCTCATTTGCCCGGTATGGTTGCTTCACTTACAAGTCTTCCAGTTATAGGTGTCCCTATTCCCTCAAAGAATCTGAATGGTCTTGACTCACTTCTTTCAATAGTTCAAATGCCCTATGGTGTCCCAGTAGCTACTGTGGCAATAGGTGGTGCTAAAAACGCTGCGCTACTGGCAATAAGGATTTTAGGAATAAAATATAAGGATTTAGCAGAAAAAATTAAAAAATTCTCGGAAGATATGAGGAATGATGTTCTCAATACTGGACTGGAAGCCTAA
- a CDS encoding MFS transporter, with protein MRITKSYFLDSSIYDMNTKERSLLVSWIIWSAAYYMYYPFISIYLSRFVEESKLSLFFAVFQAVSLPLPLIGAKIGKGNRILPIIVGMLVGGVGMAMLPFSRNILEATIFMSLNYFIFLSLPSYYSLMSEIGEGTITRIWSLSILPSIIMPWLGGVIAQYLGLRWLFVIGGIILAISFLPMANFSYISLGRISLSFKISMRSFLPSILILPIAMEFPYIYLVVYGYFHLTKEIVGIIATLAEILGIVLSYLASKVISRKKYFLSLSLFLFSLTSLYFLSPTIAIFFGCWEAIVPLTLEYFSYRKTVYDFALINIMQGLGWIFGYLIDYLIPNISLLLLSSSLIAFLLGLIILFTKD; from the coding sequence ATGAGAATAACGAAATCTTATTTTTTAGATAGTTCAATTTATGATATGAACACTAAGGAAAGATCATTGCTTGTAAGCTGGATAATATGGAGCGCAGCGTACTATATGTATTACCCGTTTATATCCATTTATCTTTCTCGTTTCGTGGAGGAATCTAAATTAAGCCTATTTTTCGCAGTATTTCAAGCTGTGTCTTTACCTCTTCCGTTAATAGGGGCTAAAATAGGTAAGGGTAATAGAATTCTTCCAATAATTGTTGGAATGCTAGTGGGAGGGGTAGGTATGGCAATGCTTCCTTTTTCCAGAAACATTTTGGAAGCTACCATATTTATGTCTCTTAATTATTTCATATTCTTATCGCTTCCCTCTTATTATTCTCTAATGTCAGAAATCGGTGAAGGCACTATAACTAGAATATGGTCCCTATCGATCTTACCCTCTATAATAATGCCTTGGTTAGGTGGAGTTATAGCCCAATATTTAGGTTTAAGATGGCTTTTCGTGATAGGTGGAATAATTCTTGCTATATCTTTCTTACCTATGGCGAATTTTTCATACATTTCGTTGGGTCGAATTTCATTGAGCTTTAAAATTAGCATGAGGTCATTTCTTCCATCAATTTTAATCTTGCCTATAGCGATGGAATTTCCTTATATTTATCTAGTAGTCTATGGCTATTTTCATTTAACTAAGGAGATTGTTGGAATCATAGCTACTTTGGCGGAGATTCTTGGTATAGTATTAAGCTATCTAGCGTCAAAGGTCATATCTAGAAAGAAATATTTCCTCTCACTATCTCTATTTCTCTTCTCTTTAACATCCTTGTACTTTCTATCCCCAACTATTGCAATCTTTTTTGGTTGTTGGGAGGCAATTGTACCGTTGACCTTGGAATATTTCTCATATAGGAAAACTGTCTATGATTTTGCACTGATCAATATTATGCAAGGTCTAGGCTGGATTTTCGGATACCTAATAGATTATCTCATTCCAAATATAAGTCTTTTATTATTAAGTAGTAGCCTTATAGCTTTTTTATTAGGCTTGATAATATTATTTACCAAGGATTGA
- a CDS encoding MarR family transcriptional regulator — translation MAMNVKELAILTLLSEGELSVKEIQEYVSISRRNLVKTIRKLERKGYIQEKAYVGDDVIVEITEYGMEMLYKNFVYLRDLINEMENVLCTKFDC, via the coding sequence ATGGCAATGAATGTTAAAGAGTTAGCAATTCTCACTTTGTTATCGGAAGGTGAATTAAGCGTTAAAGAAATACAAGAATACGTAAGTATATCAAGAAGGAATCTGGTAAAAACTATAAGAAAATTAGAGAGAAAAGGTTATATTCAGGAGAAGGCATATGTAGGAGACGATGTTATAGTCGAAATTACTGAATATGGAATGGAAATGTTATATAAAAACTTCGTATATTTAAGAGATTTAATAAATGAAATGGAGAATGTTTTGTGTACTAAGTTCGACTGTTAA
- a CDS encoding lipoate--protein ligase: MSWRFISLPPQDGYHMVTSFVAVADYVNRGGKNTLLIFSVKEPFVNVGVHQEVWLEVDLEFTKKMKIPVVRRDLGGGTVVITAGEHDYFIVVRQEDAPRNPTELYRKFLTPVVNVLRSYGLNADLRDQDIVVNGKKISGNGAMTRGNSVVLAGNILLSLDVNLISKCIKVPTEKFRDKMAKDMSEWLTSLEKELGYVPPRDEINRKLKEAFEKELGIKFEDSTLTPEEIELWEKLASEKAKEEWIFYKDNRHPNIHTERCVKISSAVALCHLDYKARKLLRITLKIVNKKIDEISISGDFFVMSPNGFIEYLEDRLKGVSANLEEIREVILDEFNEKKPVIFGFNENDLIDALTEIMRKPEIQEVI; the protein is encoded by the coding sequence ATGAGTTGGAGATTTATATCTCTCCCTCCTCAAGACGGCTATCACATGGTAACTTCGTTCGTAGCAGTAGCAGATTATGTAAATAGAGGAGGGAAAAATACATTATTGATTTTTTCAGTTAAGGAGCCCTTTGTAAATGTAGGAGTCCATCAAGAAGTATGGCTCGAAGTTGATTTAGAATTTACCAAAAAGATGAAAATTCCAGTAGTTAGGCGTGATTTAGGAGGAGGGACAGTAGTAATAACAGCAGGAGAACATGATTATTTTATTGTGGTTAGGCAGGAAGATGCACCAAGAAATCCCACTGAACTATATAGGAAATTCCTCACGCCCGTAGTAAACGTTTTACGTTCATATGGGTTGAACGCCGATTTAAGGGATCAAGATATAGTAGTCAATGGAAAGAAAATAAGTGGAAACGGTGCAATGACACGTGGTAATTCAGTTGTATTAGCTGGCAATATTTTGTTAAGCCTAGATGTTAATTTAATTAGTAAGTGCATAAAGGTTCCTACAGAAAAGTTTAGGGACAAAATGGCTAAGGATATGTCAGAATGGTTAACATCATTAGAAAAGGAATTAGGATATGTTCCACCTAGGGATGAAATTAACAGAAAACTTAAGGAAGCCTTTGAAAAGGAATTAGGCATCAAATTCGAGGATTCAACATTAACACCAGAGGAAATAGAATTATGGGAGAAACTGGCAAGTGAAAAGGCTAAAGAGGAATGGATATTTTACAAGGATAATAGACACCCTAATATTCACACAGAAAGATGCGTTAAAATCTCGTCAGCAGTAGCTCTTTGTCACCTTGACTATAAGGCTAGAAAGTTGTTAAGAATTACCCTTAAAATAGTAAATAAGAAAATTGATGAAATATCAATTTCTGGTGACTTTTTCGTCATGTCACCGAATGGATTCATAGAATATTTGGAAGATAGGCTAAAGGGAGTATCAGCTAATTTGGAGGAGATAAGAGAAGTAATTCTTGACGAATTTAACGAGAAGAAACCAGTGATATTTGGCTTTAATGAAAACGATTTAATAGATGCATTAACTGAAATTATGAGAAAACCTGAAATACAAGAGGTTATTTAA
- a CDS encoding FAD-binding protein, producing MIKIIFVIEVNPADENEVFQIISESKRENKKVGIRGFGAHTKREIKPDIVIVTTERLNNFEISDNKVIADSGADVKKIREEASQKDLLLPSIYDGSIGGLLALNEISSLSTAYGTPWNFTEWVDFITTFGKIRWRIVIGSQGLFGVITKASLRLYERPNKVFIYERGITDKREFKHELRKLIGLKPIALLVEYEGDSKTFEVHASYITQPELEGYSKDEGIPMISEVSDKNSYIVEVGDFVEDFISVAERVSSYYMYGIYGVNLLKVYVTDDSLLKDFKYYPRNKPHPVFYKLKRILDFYNIFT from the coding sequence TTGATAAAGATAATATTTGTGATAGAAGTAAACCCAGCTGATGAGAATGAGGTCTTTCAGATAATCAGTGAATCTAAAAGGGAAAATAAGAAAGTTGGCATAAGGGGATTTGGAGCTCATACTAAAAGGGAAATCAAACCCGATATAGTGATAGTTACAACTGAAAGACTCAACAATTTCGAAATAAGTGACAACAAGGTAATAGCTGACAGCGGTGCTGATGTTAAGAAAATAAGAGAAGAGGCATCACAAAAGGACTTACTACTCCCATCAATTTATGATGGAAGTATAGGCGGTCTATTGGCGCTTAATGAAATATCCAGTTTATCTACAGCATATGGCACACCTTGGAATTTCACAGAGTGGGTAGATTTCATAACTACATTTGGAAAAATCAGATGGAGAATTGTAATTGGTTCACAAGGTTTATTTGGAGTAATAACAAAGGCTAGTCTAAGACTGTATGAGAGACCAAATAAGGTGTTCATATATGAAAGAGGGATAACTGATAAGAGGGAATTTAAACATGAGTTAAGAAAGTTAATAGGTCTGAAGCCAATTGCGCTCCTAGTAGAATATGAAGGAGATAGTAAGACCTTTGAAGTGCATGCATCATATATAACTCAACCTGAATTGGAGGGTTACTCTAAAGATGAGGGAATTCCCATGATTTCTGAGGTATCTGATAAAAATAGTTATATAGTTGAGGTAGGTGATTTTGTGGAGGATTTCATATCCGTTGCAGAAAGAGTCTCATCATATTATATGTATGGAATATACGGTGTTAATTTACTCAAAGTTTATGTTACCGATGATTCGTTACTAAAAGATTTCAAATATTATCCTAGAAATAAGCCTCATCCGGTCTTCTATAAGCTTAAACGAATATTAGACTTCTATAATATATTTACGTGA